The genomic interval AGGAAGATGTACTCGGGATTGGCCAGTTCGCGCGGCAAGATGGCGGATGTCGGCGCCAGCAGTTGGAAACCCATGAACATGAAGGTGCGGAGGAGAATCGCGCGGTCAGGCCGGTTCTTGCGGACGCAGACGATGCAACTGGAAAAGAGAgaaaaatgattattttatggGCTATTTGTGTATGTGTTGTGGTTGTCTGGGGTGCATTTAAAAGAGAATGTCCTAGagatgtatgtatattatagtttatataAGTCCGGCGCttcctgggcagtcagcgactgacgctattctgactggctaTTGCTTGTCGACATCTGACACAATACGTCAAACTATAGTGGTGACGTAGCGAATGTCAACTGCCTCCAATGGGCATTAAGTATTATGCTGAATATATTGATCAAATAGATTCGCTCCAAGGTCACTATCACTTCGACTTGAATAGCTGTTTTGGAATGACTACAATACAATTAGGAATATATGCATCTATTCAGCATCTACATATTCCATTCGTCACGAAACGTGAGAGCAAATGAAAATCACATGATGTGAACGTGTTTTCCGtgcgtcatcatcatcacaaaatGTTCTTTAGACtcagattttattatcaactgtacttaaattacaaattagtTTGTTTACAAACGTATTACTGGACTATGTCATTCATTAGTCGTGTAATCTTTGTGTAAACAAACAGAGATCAGTGTTAGGACGTGACGTGTTATACACAAGTCGACGCTATCATTAGATAATACTGGGTTCATCTTTAATAGGGTCAATTCTTTTACACGGCGTTTTTACCATATTGAGTTTCAAACTTCCACTAAAAGCTCGTGTTACTTAGACAGTGTAGCTTACAAATACGTGTATCTAGCTTGAGCGGTTGCATCACTATAATTCAATACTATAATTCGCTTTCGCCGAGGGCGGACTTATACTGGATTTACTTCAGTTTGCCAATTATTAACGAGGCCTAAACTACTCCTCCTATAACCACAACTCAGTTGTTGCAAACACactcactgataaaattccactgCTATtaacaacgccatctagcCGTCATTGTAGTGAAACTATTACATGAATActaacgccatctagcggcGGCTAGTGAACACTCACTTGGCGCACTGTAGACGCTCCTCGGCGAAGTCGAGCAGCGTCATGAAGCTCTCCTTGCTGCCCGAGGACAGCACGCCCGGCAGACGCAGGTACACCGTGTCTCCGCGGACCACCTGAGGAGAGATAATGCTGAGGTTAGACACGGATTTGTGTGTATATCCTGGTAAGTTAGTGTAGAAACAGTTATTTTATTGGGTTAGCAGCCTTAATTACCTCTATGAGAAAGTTACTTGGGTGGCCATGTATAAacaaaagtggcacccctatttcCATATTCTCTTTCTTGTCAGACTGTAGCGTTCATGTAATTTGTATGGAAACTAACGCCATCTAGTTGCCCACGTTAAAGCTTTGTTATTGAATATGGCAAGGCGCCAATATGACCTGCCTTAAGCATGTGGAAAACTACATATACAGTATACAGTACATTTATAAGTGGAAAATATGCGTTTGGAACTCTGAATTCAATGATCTACAATCTCGCCGCCCAGTGGACCGAATTATCTATTTTAAAACTTGCTCGACATCTTTTGCATTGCCTGTGTAAATTAAAtcctttcatattttttttatttccatcAATTGTATTGTTGCCGACAACACTATCCAAGCTGTAGGTACAAATAGCGAAGTGGGTTAGTCACAGTTCATTATGCAACTTACATTGAACCCGCGATAACCCCAGACCTGTACgataatactaataataatgtacGAATGTCTGTTAACACGACTGCACTGATaagaattaatttaattaactagCTTTGTACTAGTGACCCTTGCGGAGTAGGCataggtgcattgctgcatgCACTTTTGGTCAAATGACAGTTCTTATGTAAACCTAATAGGGCGCAAACCTATAGCAATTTTTAGGCCGAGatcttagtaggtacttagtaatcAAACCAACTATAAtcaactaatattataaatgcgaaagtaactgttactctttcacgccaaaactactgaacggaattgaatgaaatttggtacacatatggtctagaccctgagaaagaacgtaggctattttttatcccgaaattaccacggtaaaactttttaaggcgaagcgaagctcgcgggaccAGCTAGTCAATCAGTtgatcccatacattttgtagCTGTCAAAACGTGCCTAGTATATTGTGTACAAGCCCTAAGCGATGCGATGGTCCAGTGGCGGTACTCACAGCCTCCCACAGCGACGCCGTGTTCTCCGTCAGGAAGATCTTGAAGTCCACCTTCACCGGCTGGCGCTCCTTGCGCTCCAGGATAGCGTTGATGATCTGAACATAGAGGAATACTTATTTGATATGgtgacaataacaagaaaTACAGGAATATAACACAAAACAAAGAGTAAAGGTTTAGAGTTGGATCTGTTTTGATCAAAGGGGTAGTTATCGTTGTTCATTTGTGTGATCACGAACAGGCGTATCGTATCGTAGAGTGCCATGCCAGCCCGAAGAAACCAGAACGACCTTAGATAGGCGGCCGTttgtggctggatgaggaaggccgaaggCCGGCTCCTTAGGCGAGGCCTATGTCTCTCTAACCATGGTCGATTACGGGCTAATGATGAGCTAGATCACAAGATTACAAGTGAAACCTGATCAATACGGTTCTTCATCTCGAAGCTCCATCTGCTCCAGACTGGGAACTGGCACtgagctactttttatcccggaatttccgacgaaaaacataataataatgtgggGTCTCCTCACACTCGGCCATCtgaccccaagctagacagagcctgtaatatacacatattacaggctctgtctagcttggggtcagatttttgtttaaagacagatatttgttctcgggtcttgggggttgatatttatatttaatatgtatctatctatgtattctATTTCTctgacccgagaacaaatatctgtctttaaacaaatatctgccccagccgggaatcgaacccaggaccttcggcatagcagtcagggctactaaccactacgccattcgaccgtcataATGATGATGTAGGTCATAATATTACAAATGAATCCTGATCAACACAGATCGTCTTCTCGAAACTTCATCTACTTCAGGCCATCGAGCCGActcttttatcccggaattcccgcgggaCCCGCACTCACCTGCTCCCGGTCTGCGGCAGTGGGCGGCGCGTCGCGCGGCGACAGCAGCGTCTCCGCGCTGCCCGACAGCGACGTGCCGCTCAGCAGCGCGCTCAACAAGTCACCTGCGAAGACGAAGGTAAAGTCAAAATCGCCTCAGAGAGCCAAGACCGACGCTCGGGATCGTATCTGGCTCAAAGGCTCAGCAGAGGTAATGCAGCTAGCATTGTGGGAACCTTTGAGCCAGGTACGATAAGAGTTTTATCTAACTAGATTTGTATTATGACGAGAattgataatatattatacaacagTAAGACTAAATAGATATATCCATTCACAGGTCGATTCATAAATAGCCTGAGAATGCTTAGGCATGTTTTtgttgtgtacaaataaaacacaaacgACAAAAGGTTCAGCCGTTTAAGACTCACGCTactacagacagacacacaaaCACCTTATAACACCTTTCTTTTGCGTCAGTGATAAAACAAATAGTAACTCACAGTTGTTGTCGTCGTGTTGCGGGGTGGACGGGCGGGggcgcgccccgccgcccgccgccccggGCGGAGCCGCGTCCCCCGCAGGGGCATCAGGACCACCTGTGAAGAGAGGTGAGTTTAGTGGATTTTACTTATAGTGTGTGTATGGGTAGTGGACTGCAAGGTTTAGAATGAACTGGAGGAATGCTTACAAAGCTGAGATGGCATCACAGGACCAATGCCAGGGTGTAGGAGTAATAAAACTAACGCTACTTTATGAGTAACACTTTAGTGTCATGtactttgtaattttattaggCTGGATGAATGGTTGCTGGGTCATCAGGTTCATATTGTATGAATTATGTGCAGGGGAATAAATAACGTATTGTGGTTGGTTGAATGGTGGTAGCGTATCCAGACATTGTAATCTCTGGATTAACCAGTCATATCAGTTCGTCACGTCACTCGGTCCTCCCATCCTTTTGTGCAACCTTCTGACTAGACTGGAATAACCAAACCAGTGCTCAAAGTATATGCAAACTGGAGTATGTttttaatcataatcataCAGGTGTACCCAGACTAGTTCCTCTTAAAGATGTAGTATACAAAGCCTCAAACCGGACGCTGTGTACTCACACAAATACAATTCTCAGTTTAAGTTGAGAGGACTGTACTAGGTTATTTAAGGTGTACCCAGACTAGTTAATCCAAAGGTGTATACTGACCACAGAGGCCCGGCGCCCAGGCACAGCGAGAAGCACTCGGCGTCCGACGCCGAGACGGCGGAGCGCTTGCTGCCCCCCGCGCTCACCTGCGCCTCGTCGCTGAGGAGAGAAATAGTGGTCAGACTATAGTTGGAGGTAGAACAATTAGTGGTCAGACTATAGTTGGAGGTAGAACAATTAGTGGTCAGACTATAGTTGGAGGTAGGAAAATTAGTGGTCAGACTATAGTTCGGGGTATTGGGGTGAGGTGGTCGGGGTTTAGTAGTTTATAATGTTCTTCTTTCGTCGCTGGATGAATATTGCGTGGTCAGAGTATAGTTGGAAGTAAAGAGGAATAGAGAGGAACCCACTGTAGCATGTGACTTTATTTATCACTATTTCCTTAAAGTTAAGGATGCCTAAGAGctgtggtagctcagtcgggtaagcgccagcttctcacgccagagatgcgggttcgaatcccggcgctgacatgtaccaatgagttcttcaCCAGAGACATGTGCTAGGCCACGTGACTAATGATGCGTTCGATTCCTTTTACATAATCGCAGCATATAGTCCAGTCAAttaatgaggtgtagagtgcgtgagcaggtaactaagtgattccttcagaaacttgttcagagccgcgagcacaagtttcgaacctccgttaacgttgcgtatcgtcaactgtcactgtcaaaatgtaaggcaaagttagtttaaaaagagacatttctttttccatatgttaggtggaattctaccaaacgctaaacgtatttagtagcctgtcatacgtctgtcagttagtacaatatgtatttaaaatttgatttaaatacgtttagcgtttggtaaaagtgacccttcgtgtagattcgaaaatagtatcgaatcctgtgttCACTGCActgggggcttaggttgttaacacaccaaaagtcctgactcctaggtgatgagcggagggaaggagggggggataaaggtacgaatttttggtttttagcttatatctcgaaaacagTGCATcagagagaaatattttcaactaatgaaatggagctcttaaaattatctaaaacttttatatttatttatttatattgttcatggagaaccaacagcatttgcGTCAACTTATATggtaacaaaattataaaattctacaaaacaCGGAAATGCCATTAATAGGTTCCCACCTATAGTGACAAAAAGTAATGACTTGTagttataatcaaaaataaaaataaactataattattacataataataatagcagcAAGCGCCACGTCTAAGTACACTGTTTATTGTTAATGAGCCTACTCAAAACTTACAAGCGAAAACGTAAAGTAAGAAAAACACTTAAGATGCTAGGAACTTAGGAATATTAGATTAGATAGTTAATTAGGAGCTACCCACTAAGTAGATGCCGACGACGCCTTAATAAGAACGTCTTTTATTTTAGGTAGACTACATATACTACTATATCATATGATATAGACTTTTGGtgtgttaacaacctaagccccctgaacaagtttctgaaggaatcgcttagttacctgctcacgcactctacacctaattttgagtcatttattgactggactaatAGCACGCATATGGTGGATAGACACCGTACACCAAATTTCTTCAAAAGTTTTTTCAGTCGTTTTCCCGTATTAAATCATTAAAGGATTACAGTAATTAAAATGATCTAATGAGGAAAATGCTTACTATGTTTGTGAATCTAAATGATTATTGTTTTACAGTCTTATACGATTTCAttatttagtaagtacctatcctTTTACTGtctacaaatattaattttcatGTGTACAAATTACCTGTAATAACctttttataatacttgttTATTTCATTTCTGCTGCCAATGCTAGTCAGGTTATTTTACTGATAAAACGCAGTGTTAGCAGTAGTAGGCATAAACAAAATGGCTGTTCATTTTCATTCTGAAGGTTGTATAATCAAATCCGTAGCTAGCTAGTGTTCAAGGTTTCATTTATACCGCTTTTTCTAGGCTTCCTACTTGCCTTTGAGACTTTGATAGTTTGAAATTAGGTTTTAACTAAGGTAtattttacactcacgggcaatgaaaaggttccactgagaaaagcacaaaattacttctaaacggaaaaggctagcttaatggcgtcttctgcaacattgaagtacatttaacaatgcatcaggatattaccaactaaaatcggtgatactttgttacaattttaaattaaatctctgaaaaaattggggtcctCTGTTGTcgaaattttgtgagtggaa from Plutella xylostella chromosome 2, ilPluXylo3.1, whole genome shotgun sequence carries:
- the LOC105393580 gene encoding LOW QUALITY PROTEIN: ornithine decarboxylase antizyme 2 (The sequence of the model RefSeq protein was modified relative to this genomic sequence to represent the inferred CDS: deleted 1 base in 1 codon), which gives rise to MVMKLYSVYCDEAQVSAGGSKRSAVSASDAECFSLCLGAGPLWWSDAPAGDAAPPGAAGGGARPRPSTPQHDDNNCDLLSALLSGTSLSGSAETLLSPRDAPPTAADREQIINAILERKERQPVKVDFKIFLTENTASLWEAVVRGDTVYLRLPGVLSSGSKESFMTLLDFAEERLQCANCIVCVRKNRPDRAILLRTFMFMGFQLLAPTSAILPRELANPEYIFLHYNMQ